In Nicotiana tabacum cultivar K326 chromosome 19, ASM71507v2, whole genome shotgun sequence, one DNA window encodes the following:
- the LOC107788752 gene encoding protein ALP1-like translates to MDQSFLLMLTNLLHLQNHLDPTTSLLSDSSSSYSSSIASPTSPTSLLTSTSAAPLLFFTIASVLSYLATHHSPNKKPKTSPNNDNNNPSSPSHAAAAAEFSVSAFRALSTEHIWAMEAPLRDAQWRSLYGLSYPVFTTVVDKLKPYITQSQLCLPSDYAVAMVLSRLFHGFSAKTLATRYGLEPYLISKITNMVTRLLATKLYPEFIKIPVSRRRLVETTQGFQELTSLPNICGAIDGTAVRLQHLPSDTVNSSMYFSKYGFPSVLLQVVADHKKIFWDVCVKAPGGFDDATHFRDSLLYNRLISGDIVWDKGVIVRGQHVRPYIVGDWCFPLLSFLLTPFSWNRTGSPAQNAYDEGLMKGRKMVEEAIGLLKGRWKILQNLNVGLSHAPQTIVACCVLHNLCQIAREPEPELWREPEENGSPPRVLENEKSFFYYGESLRQALADDLYQRLSSR, encoded by the coding sequence ATGGATCAATCGTTTTTGCTGATGCTAACAAATCTTCTTCATCTTCAGAACCACCTTGACCCTACCACCTCTCTCCTTTCCGATTCCAGTTCCTCTTATTCTTCCTCCATCGCTTCACCCACCTCCCCTACTTCCCTCCTCACCTCCACCTCTGCCGCCCCTCTCCTCTTCTTCACCATCGCCTCTGTTCTCTCTTACCTCGCCACCCACCACTCACCCAACAAAAAACCCAAAACTTCACCTAATAACGACAACAACAACCCCTCTTCTCCATCTCACGCCGCCGCTGCCGCCGAATTCTCCGTCTCGGCCTTCCGTGCTCTCTCCACTGAACATATTTGGGCCATGGAAGCTCCTCTCCGTGACGCTCAGTGGCGTTCCCTGTACGGCTTATCATATCCAGTTTTCACCACCGTTGTCGATAAGCTGAAACCCTACATTACTCAGTCTCAACTTTGTCTCCCTTCCGATTACGCCGTTGCTATGGTACTTTCTAGACTCTTCCACGGCTTTTCTGCTAAAACCCTAGCTACCCGTTATGGCCTTGAACCTTACCTGATCTCGAAAATTACTAACATGGTTACCCGGCTCTTGGCTACTAAGCTTTACCCTGAATTTATCAAGATTCCGGTGAGTCGCCGCCGTCTAGTGGAGACCACTCAAGGGTTTCAAGAGCTGACTTCACTCCCTAATATATGCGGAGCTATTGATGGAACGGCCGTTAGGCTGCAACATCTACCGTCAGACACAGTTAACTCTTCTATGTACTTTAGTAAATATGGATTCCCCTCCGTATTGCTTCAGGTTGTTGCTGATCACAAGAAGATATTTTGGGATGTTTGTGTGAAAGCCCCGGGGGGATTTGATGATGCTACGCATTTTAGGGATAGTTTGTTGTATAACAGGTTGATTTCTGGTGATATTGTTTGGGACAAAGGGGTTATTGTTAGGGGACAACATGTGAGGCCTTATATTGTTGGGGACTGGTGTTTTCCTTTGTTGTCTTTTTTGCTCACTCCGTTTTCATGGAATAGGACTGGATCGCCTGCTCAGAACGCGTACGATGAGGGGTTGATGAAGGGGAGGAAAATGGTTGAGGAAGCTATAGGTTTGTTGAAGGGGAGGTGGAAAATTCTTCAGAATTTGAATGTGGGACTAAGTCATGCACCACAAACGATTGTTGCTTGTTGTGTGTTGCATAACTTGTGTCAGATTGCGAGGGAGCCGGAGCCGGAGCTTTGGAGGGAGCCAGAAGAGAATGGTTCCCCTCCAAGGGTGTTAGAGAATGAGAAGTCTTTTTTTTATTATGGCGAAAGCTTGAGGCAGGCCTTGGCTGATGATCTATATCAACGCCTCTCTTCGAGATGA
- the LOC107788753 gene encoding pentatricopeptide repeat-containing protein At5g39710, which translates to MLQQSPLLHFSDMPLVKPYRRALHSSTRQVQPKTLDSPFPSSSDIIFVNRAVSILKGHDPIPLNSLSSQFTPQYASSLLFQSQFDKPLVLRFINWARHRQFFNLQCKGISIHILTRFKLYKTAQSLAEDVAVKATDDKGEFVFLCLKDTYHSCNSSSAVFDLMVKSYSHLKMIDKAMNIFELAKSNGFMLTVLSYNSILDALIRVSSNELAQEFYDDMVKSGVSPNVYTYNIMIRGLCGKGDLEKGLAFFKEMEKCGCLPSVVTYNTIIGAYCKIGKVDEAVKLLKLMQVRNLEPSVVTYNAIINGLCREGRMKETSEVLEDMRGTGLVPDEVTYNTLVNGYCREGNFHQALVLHSDMLRNGLSPDVVTYTSLINSMCKAGNLHRAMEFFDQLRARGLYPNKRTYTTLIVGFSQQGFMNEAYKLLNEMISSGFSPSIVTYNALVNGHCALGRMEDALSVIQEMEWRGVVPDVVTYSTMISGFCRNHNLERAFCVKQQMVEKGVSPDVITYSSLIQGLCEQQSLTEARELFQEMLRVGIQPDKFTYTTLIGAYCVEADIKGALNLHDEMINKGFFPDVVTYSVLINGLNKQARTREAKRLLFKLLYEQSVPNSVTYDMLIESCNDLDFKSATDLIKGFCMKGLLDEADRVFELMLQKDKKPSEAAYNLLIHGHSRGGNLHRALHLYREMVSVGFVPHTVSLIVLMKELFKEGMSEELNQVIQSTLGSCKLADGELAKGIVDVNYKEGNMDAVFNVLTDMAKDGLFPNSGKTAFSHMP; encoded by the coding sequence ATGTTACAACAGTCACCGTTGCTCCATTTTTCCGATATGCCACTTGTTAAACCCTACCGGAGGGCCCTCCATAGCTCAACTCGGCAAGTCCAACCAAAAACCCTAGACTCGCCATTCCCTTCTTCCTCCGATATCATTTTTGTGAACAGGGCAGTTTCTATCCTCAAAGGCCACGACCCAATTCCCTTAAACTCCTTATCTTCCCAATTCACCCCTCAATATGCTTCTTCCCTACTTTTCCAATCCCAATTTGATAAACCCCTTGTTCTAAGATTCATCAACTGGGCACGTCATCGCCAATTCTTCAACCTTCAGTGCAAGGGCATTTCCATTCATATCCTCACTCGTTTCAAGCTCTACAAGACCGCCCAATCCCTCGCCGAGGACGTCGCTGTGAAAGCTACCGATGACAAGGGTGAATTTGTCTTTTTATGTCTCAAGGACACTTACCATTCTTGCAACTCCAGCTCTGCTGTGTTTGACTTGATGGTAAAATCTTACTCTCATTTGAAAATGATTGATAAAGCCATGAATATCTTCGAATTAGCCAAGTCTAATGGGTTTATGCTTACTGTTTTGTCCTATAATTCTATTCTTGATGCGTTGATCAGGGTTTCATCTAATGAATTAGCTCAAGAGTTCTATGATGATATGGTTAAGTCTGGGGTTTCACCCAATGTGTATACTTATAATATTATGATCCGGGGGCTTTGTGGAAAAGGGGATTTGGAAAAGGGTTTGGCTTTTTTCAAAGAAATGGAAAAATGTGGCTGCTTGCCTAGTGTTGTAACATATAACACAATAATCGGTGCTTACTGTAAAATAGGTAAGGTTGATGAGGCAGTTAAATTGTTGAAACTAATGCAAGTTAGGAACTTGGAGCCGAGTGTGGTCACGTATAATGCTATTATTAATGGGTTGTGTCGAGAAGGAAGGATGAAAGAGACAAGTGAGGTTTTGGAAGATATGAGGGGAACGGGATTAGTTCCTGATGAAGTAACGTATAACACACTGGTAAATGGCTATTGCAGAGAGGGTAATTTTCACCAAGCACTTGTTTTGCACTCGGATATGTTAAGGAATGGATTATCTCCAGATGTTGTGACTTATACTTCTTTGATCAACAGCATGTGCAAGGCTGGGAATTTGCATCGCGCGATGGAATTCTTTGATCAATTACGTGCTAGGGGATTATATCCTAACAAGAGAACTTACACGACATTAATTGTTGGCTTCTCTCAGCAGGGTTTTATGAATGAGGCTTATAAACTTTTGAACGAAATGATTTCAAGTGGCTTTTCCCCTTCAATTGTGACTTACAATGCTTTAGTTAACGGGCATTGTGCATTGGGCAGGATGGAAGATGCTTTAAGTGTAATTCAAGAGATGGAATGGAGAGGGGTGGTCCCAGATGTTGTAACTTATAGTACAATGATATCTGGGTTTTGTAGAAACCACAATTTGGAAAGGGCATTCTGTGTTAAGCAGCAGATGGTTGAGAAAGGGGTTTCACCTGATGTAATTACTTATTCATCCCTAATTCAAGGTCTTTGCGAGCAGCAAAGCTTGACTGAAGCTCGTGAGCTTTTCCAGGAGATGTTGAGAGTGGGTATTCAACCTGATAAGTTTACATATACTACACTTATTGGTGCATACTGTGTAGAAGCGGATATTAAAGGCGCTCTTAACCTGCATGATGAAATGATAAATAAGGGTTTCTTTCCAGATGTCGTCACTTACAGTGTCCTAATCAACGGGCTCAACAAACAAGCTCGCACTAGAGAAGCAAAACGGCTTCTGTTCAAGTTGTTGTATGAGCAATCAGTTCCTAATAGTGTCACATATGATATGCTGATTGAAAGTTGCAATGATCTTGATTTTAAGAGTGCAACAGATCTTATTAAAGGATTCTGCATGAAAGGTTTGTTAGATGAAGCGGACAGAGTTTTTGAGTTGATGCTGCAAAAAGACAAGAAGCCTAGTGAAGCGGCTTACAACCTGCTTATACATGGTCATTCTAGGGGTGGGAATTTACATAGAGCCTTGCATCTTTACAGAGAAATGGTGAGTGTTGGATTTGTTCCTCATACAGTTAGTCTTATTGTGCTGATGAAAGAACTATTTAAAGAAGGGATGAGTGAAGAATTAAATCAAGTAATTCAAAGCACATTGGGGTCCTGTAAACTTGCTGATGGTGAGCTAGCAAAAGGTATTGTTGATGTAAACTACAAGGAAGGGAACATGGATGCAGTATTCAATGTACTTACTGATATGGCCAAGGATGGCCTTTTTCCTAATAGTGGGAAAACTGCTTTTTCTCACATGCCATGA